The Xiphophorus hellerii strain 12219 chromosome 22, Xiphophorus_hellerii-4.1, whole genome shotgun sequence genome has a window encoding:
- the spast gene encoding spastin isoform X2 yields MSAKTNAPKHKDSGELIKNYHKQAFEHISKALRIDEDDDGEKEEAVQWYKKGIAELERGIAVEITGTGEQYDRSKRLRDKMKANLTMAKERLALLEATLASKSKNPLVSNSNLAHSQPKSKSQPSVSSTIRPSTSVRAPTRPIEPKVTPRMGRAQNGRPPAVKQPPKRDMRNFKNVDSKLANLILNEIVDRAASVSFEDIAGQDLAKQALQEIVILPSLRPELFTGLRAPARGLLLFGPPGNGKTMLAKAVAAESNATFFNISAASLTSKYVGEGEKLVRALFAVARELQPSVIFIDEVDSLLCERREGEHDASRRLKTEFLIEFDGVQSGGEEKVLVMGATNRPQELDEAILRRFAKRVYVALPDEKTRCTLLKNLLGKHGNPLSTSELSQLAKATAGYSGSDLTSLAKDAALGPIRELGPEHVRSMSASEMRNIKMKDFEESLKRIKPTVSPATLNMYTKWNKDFGDTSAF; encoded by the exons ATGTCTGCCAAAACAAACGCTCCTAAGCACAAAGACAGCGGAGAACTTATTAAAAACTACCACAAGCAGGCGTTTGAGCATATATCGAAGGCACTGAGGATCGACGAAGATGACGACG gagagaaggaggaagccGTGCAGTGGTACAAGAAAGGAATAGCTGAGCTGGAGAGAGGCATTGCTGTGGAGATCACAGGGACAG GAGAGCAATATGATCGATCGAAGAGACTGCGAGATAAAATGAAGGCCAATCTCACCATGGCAAAAGAACGACTTGCTTTGTTAG AGGCCACATTAGCATCTAAGAGTAAAAATCCTCTTGTCTCAAACTCAAATCTTGCTCATTCACAACCAAAGTCCAAAAGCCAGCCTTCAGTGTCCTCCACCATCAGACCTTCAACTTCTGTCAGAGCGCCAACAAGACCCATTGAACCAAAG GTGACCCCTCGCATGGGAAGAGCTCAAAATGGAAGACCTCCTGCTGTGAAGCAGCCTCCAAAGAGGGATATGAGAAACTTCAAGAATGTGGACTCTAAGCTGGCCAACTTGATCCTGAATGAGATTGTTGACAG GGCGGCTTCTGTCTCCTTTGAAGACATCGCTGGACAAGATCTGGCTAAACAAGCACTCCAAGAAATCGTCATCCTTCCTTCTTTAAGACCAGAG CTGTTTACCGGACTGAGGGCACCTGCACGTGGTTTGCTTTTATTCGGCCCGCCTGGAAATGGAAAAACCATGCTG GCCAAAGCAGTTGCTGCAGAGTCTAATGCCACCTTCTTCAACATAAGTGCTGCCAGTCTGACGTCTAAATAT GTGGGTGAAGGTGAGAAGCTCGTCAGAGCGCTGTTTGCAGTTGCAAGAGAATTGCAGCCTTCCGTCATCTTTATTG acGAAGTGGACAGCTTGCTGTGTGAGAGGAGGGAGGGCGAACATGATGCCTCCCGTCGTTTAAAAACGGAGTTCCTCATCGAGTTTGACGGG GTGCAGTCAGGCGGGGAGGAGAAGGTTCTGGTGATGGGAGCAACTAACAGGCCTCAGGAGCTTGATGAAGCCATCTTAAG GCGCTTTGCAAAAAGAGTTTATGTGGCGCTCCCTGACGAGAAG ACACGATGCACGTTGCTTAAAAATCTTCTGGGAAAACACGGGAATCCACTAAGCACGAGTGAACTCTCCCAGCTTGCAAA AGCAACTGCAGGATACTCAGGAAGCGATCTGACGTCATTAGCCAAAGATGCGGCACTGGGCCCAATTAGAG agtTGGGGCCTGAACATGTCCGCAGCATGTCTGCTAGTGAG ATGCGCAACATCAAGATGAAAGACTTTGAGGAATCCCTGAAACGCATCAAGCCCACTGTTAGTCCAGCAACTCTAAATATGTACACCAAATGGAACAAAGATTTTGGAGATACATCTGCTTTTTGA
- the spast gene encoding spastin isoform X1, which translates to MSAKTNAPKHKDSGELIKNYHKQAFEHISKALRIDEDDDGEKEEAVQWYKKGIAELERGIAVEITGTAGEQYDRSKRLRDKMKANLTMAKERLALLEATLASKSKNPLVSNSNLAHSQPKSKSQPSVSSTIRPSTSVRAPTRPIEPKVTPRMGRAQNGRPPAVKQPPKRDMRNFKNVDSKLANLILNEIVDRAASVSFEDIAGQDLAKQALQEIVILPSLRPELFTGLRAPARGLLLFGPPGNGKTMLAKAVAAESNATFFNISAASLTSKYVGEGEKLVRALFAVARELQPSVIFIDEVDSLLCERREGEHDASRRLKTEFLIEFDGVQSGGEEKVLVMGATNRPQELDEAILRRFAKRVYVALPDEKTRCTLLKNLLGKHGNPLSTSELSQLAKATAGYSGSDLTSLAKDAALGPIRELGPEHVRSMSASEMRNIKMKDFEESLKRIKPTVSPATLNMYTKWNKDFGDTSAF; encoded by the exons ATGTCTGCCAAAACAAACGCTCCTAAGCACAAAGACAGCGGAGAACTTATTAAAAACTACCACAAGCAGGCGTTTGAGCATATATCGAAGGCACTGAGGATCGACGAAGATGACGACG gagagaaggaggaagccGTGCAGTGGTACAAGAAAGGAATAGCTGAGCTGGAGAGAGGCATTGCTGTGGAGATCACAGGGACAG CAGGAGAGCAATATGATCGATCGAAGAGACTGCGAGATAAAATGAAGGCCAATCTCACCATGGCAAAAGAACGACTTGCTTTGTTAG AGGCCACATTAGCATCTAAGAGTAAAAATCCTCTTGTCTCAAACTCAAATCTTGCTCATTCACAACCAAAGTCCAAAAGCCAGCCTTCAGTGTCCTCCACCATCAGACCTTCAACTTCTGTCAGAGCGCCAACAAGACCCATTGAACCAAAG GTGACCCCTCGCATGGGAAGAGCTCAAAATGGAAGACCTCCTGCTGTGAAGCAGCCTCCAAAGAGGGATATGAGAAACTTCAAGAATGTGGACTCTAAGCTGGCCAACTTGATCCTGAATGAGATTGTTGACAG GGCGGCTTCTGTCTCCTTTGAAGACATCGCTGGACAAGATCTGGCTAAACAAGCACTCCAAGAAATCGTCATCCTTCCTTCTTTAAGACCAGAG CTGTTTACCGGACTGAGGGCACCTGCACGTGGTTTGCTTTTATTCGGCCCGCCTGGAAATGGAAAAACCATGCTG GCCAAAGCAGTTGCTGCAGAGTCTAATGCCACCTTCTTCAACATAAGTGCTGCCAGTCTGACGTCTAAATAT GTGGGTGAAGGTGAGAAGCTCGTCAGAGCGCTGTTTGCAGTTGCAAGAGAATTGCAGCCTTCCGTCATCTTTATTG acGAAGTGGACAGCTTGCTGTGTGAGAGGAGGGAGGGCGAACATGATGCCTCCCGTCGTTTAAAAACGGAGTTCCTCATCGAGTTTGACGGG GTGCAGTCAGGCGGGGAGGAGAAGGTTCTGGTGATGGGAGCAACTAACAGGCCTCAGGAGCTTGATGAAGCCATCTTAAG GCGCTTTGCAAAAAGAGTTTATGTGGCGCTCCCTGACGAGAAG ACACGATGCACGTTGCTTAAAAATCTTCTGGGAAAACACGGGAATCCACTAAGCACGAGTGAACTCTCCCAGCTTGCAAA AGCAACTGCAGGATACTCAGGAAGCGATCTGACGTCATTAGCCAAAGATGCGGCACTGGGCCCAATTAGAG agtTGGGGCCTGAACATGTCCGCAGCATGTCTGCTAGTGAG ATGCGCAACATCAAGATGAAAGACTTTGAGGAATCCCTGAAACGCATCAAGCCCACTGTTAGTCCAGCAACTCTAAATATGTACACCAAATGGAACAAAGATTTTGGAGATACATCTGCTTTTTGA
- the LOC116713572 gene encoding visual pigment-like receptor peropsin — MEITLKGFPLKVVNIPWRNNNLSTLHTEAPLSEQGETIVGVYLLVLGWLSWFGNSLVIFVLYRQRALLQPTDFFTLNLAISDASISVFGYSRGILEIFNILKDDGYLITWIWTCQVDGFLTLLFGLVSINTLTVISVTRYIKGCHPQKAHCISINTIAISLIFIWTGALFWSVAPLLGWGSYTDRGYGTCEVDWSKANYSTIYKSYIISILIFCFFIPVIIMLFSYISIIKTVKCTNAMSADGFLSARQRKMERDVTRISIVICTAFIMAWSPYAVVSMWSAWGFHVPSTTSIVTRLFSKSASFYNPLIYFGMSSRFRKEVSLLFPCIPESREVVHLQHFRNIKPKAENLLQDTSLPAQRPEVKYLAGEPNRSNPDSDSGVNSPPETPPEIFHIDVPSHIETSEYCCDRL, encoded by the exons ATGGAGATAACGCTGAAGGGTTTTCCACTAAAGGTGGTGAATATTCCATGGAGGAATAATAACCTCAGCACTCTGCATACAGAGGCTCCTCTCTCTGAACAAGGAGAAACCATCGTTGGAGTCTATCTGTTAGTGCTGG GATGGCTTTCATGGTTTGGAAACAGTCTGGTGATATTTGTCCTGTACCGCCAGCGGGCCTTACTCCAACCAACAGATTTCTTCACCTTAAACCTCGCCATTTCTGATGCCAGCATCTCGGTGTTTGGCTACTCTCGAGGAATTCTGGAAATCTTTAACATCCTGAAAGATGATGGGTATCTGATCACATGGATCTGGACTTGCCAG GTAGACGGCTTCCTCACGCTGCTCTTTGGCCTTGTGAGCATCAACACCTTAACAGTCATCAGCGTCACCAGATACATCAAGGGATGCCACCCGCAAAAAG CACACTGCATCAGCATCAACACCATTGCAATATCCCTAATTTTCATTTGGACCGGAGCACTGTTCTGGTCAGTGGCGCCGCTGCTGGGATGGGGCAGCTACACAG ATCGGGGTTATGGCACCTGTGAGGTGGACTGGTCCAAAGCCAATTATTCCACCATCTACAAGTCTTACATAATATCTATCCTCATCTTCTGCTTTTTTATCCCCGTGATCATCATGCTCTTCTCCTACATCTCTATTATAAAGACTGTAAAATGCACAAATGCAATGTCCGCTGATGGTTTTCTCTCTGCGCGACAAAGGAAGATGGAAAGAGATGTCACGAGG ATTTCTATTGTAATCTGCACTGCTTTCATTATGGCCTGGTCACCGTATGCAGTGGTCTCCATGTGGTCAGCCTGGGGTTTCCACGTACCCAGCACCACTAGCATCGTCACCCGCCTCTTCTCCAAGTCTGCCAGCTTTTACAACCCACTCATATACTTCGGCATGAGCTCCAGATTTCGCAAGGAGGTCTCACTGCTGTTTCCGTGCATTCCAGAGAGCAGGGAAGTGGTGCATCTGCAACACTTCAGAAACATCAAACCAAAAGCTGAGAACTTGCTCCAAGACACATCGCTTCCTGCCCAAAGACCTGAGGTGAAATATTTGGCAGGAGAGCCAAACAGGTCCAACCCTGACAGCGACTCAGGGGTCAACAGTCCTCCTGAGACTCCTCCTGAGATCTTCCACATCGATGTGCCCTCACACATTGAAACGTCAGAGTATTGTTGTGACAGACTCTAA